GCCGTACTCCCCCCCCCCCCCTGGCGATCGAGGCTTCGCCAGCCACAACCGGCGATCCGCGCCAGCAGTACCGCGGCCAAGACGAAGCGGATCCAGAGAAAGCCGAGCACGGGGATATCCTCCAGAGCCATCTTGACCGGGGGGAAGGTGCCGCCCCAGAAGATGGTCACGCTGACCAGAAGCAGTTCCGCCATCGTCCGGGGCATCCTCCCCCCCCCGCTTGCCGTCCATGCGCCATGAATGAAAAACCCTTTGTCCCTTGCCGCCTGCCTGTGCTATAAGGCGATTTTGCTATTGTCAAAACCCTGTTTGCCACTGCCAACAAAACCGCCGCCGGAGAATAAAACATATGGAGCGCGGAGAAAAGGAACCCATCCAGGTCATCTGTCCGAAATGCCGCTATACTGAAATCGTTTATCTGCCCTGCGAAGATCTGCCCAAGTGCCCGCACTGCGACATCCGCATGATCATCGCCGAGCTGCTCGACGAGGGGAAATCCTACTGAACAACCCAGGTCGGACGACATTCCGATTGAAATCACCCGAAAGAAAACCAGAAAACCCGCAAAGGAGGAACGAGATGAAACGTCTGCTCGCTGGCATCCTGACCCTGTGCCTGCTCGCCCTGCCTCTGGCCGCCGTCGCCGGCACCCTGGACGAGATCCAAAAGCGCGGCACCCTGCGCGTCGGCATGGAGCCGGGCTACATGCCCTTCGAACTGACTAACAAGAAAGGCGAAATCGTCGGCTTCGACGTCGACATGGCCAAGCGCATGGCCAAGGCCATGGGCGTGAAGCTGGAACTGGTCTCCACCGCCTGGGACGGCATCATTCCGGCCCTGATCACCAAGAAATTCGACATCATCATGTCCGGCATGACCCTGACCCAGGAACGGAACATGAAGATCAACTTCGCCAACCCCTACATCGTCATCGGTCAGACCATCCTGCTGAGAAAGGAGCTCGCCGGCAAGGTCAAGTCGTACCGCGACCTGAACGATGCGAAATACACCGTCGGCTCCAAGCTCGGCACCACCGGCGAGCAGGCGACCAAACGAATGATTCACAAGGCCAAGTACATCTCCTACGAAACCGAGCAGGAAGGCGTGCTCGAGCTGGTCAACGGCAAGATCGACGCCTTCATCTACGACATGCCCTACAACGCCGCCGCCTTCGTGCAGCGGGGCCAGGGCAAGATCGTCCACCTCGACAAGCCCTTCACCTACGAGCCACTGGCCTGGGCGGTGCGCAAGGGCGATTACGACTTCATCAACTGGCTGAACAACTTCCTCAACCAGGTGAAGAACGACGGAACCTACGACAAGATCTACCGCAAGTGGTTCGAAGACGACGCCTGGATGAAGGGCCTGCAGTAACCAACATCCCGCGCCGGCGGGTTCATGCCAGAGGACACGCAACAGGATGAACCCGCCGGTCGGACAAATCTGACAGAAGGACCGACAGAATTGACCACCACCAAACCCCTGTGGCCCTGGAAACTCTTGCTGGCCGTCATCCTGATCGGGATGGCGGCCGGCATCTGGGGGGCCGTCAACCGTATCGACTACACCTGGCGCTGGAACCGGGTACCGCAGTACTTTTTCTACGAGAGCGAAGAATCGATCACCATCCCCTTCGACGGACGGGTCGAGCAGATCCGTAGCGAAGGCAGGATGGCCGTCCTGACCCTGGTGTCGGAGACCGGCGACAAGAAAGAGGCCCGGGTCGAAGCCGACACCCTCAGGGTGGAAGAGGGCGAGGAGCTGTTCGAAGGCGACGCCCTCGGCTTTGTCCACGAGTGGCGTTTCGGACCGCTGACCACCGGCCTGTGGACCACCCTCTGGCTGTCGGGCTGCGCCAGCGCGCTCGCCCTGGTCATCGGCCTGCTCACCGGCCTGGCCCGCATCTCGCGCAACTACACCCTGCGCGGCCTGGCCGCCCTCTACGTCGAATTCATCCGCGGCACGCCGCTGCTGGTGCAGATATTCATCGCCTATTTCTTCGTCGGCACCGTCTTCAATCTCAGCCGCAACGTCGCCGGCATCGGCGCCCTGGCCATCTTCGCTGGAGCCTACGTCGCCGAGATCGTCCGCGCCGGCATCCAGTCGATTCCGAAGGGACAGATGGAAGCCGCCCGCTCATTGGGGATGAACGCCTTTCAGGCCATGGCCTACATTATCCTGCCTCAGGCCTTCAAGCGCATCCTGCCGCCGCTGGCGGGCCAGTTCATCAGCCTGATCAAGGATTCGTCCCTGGTCTCGGTCATCGCCATCACCGACCTGACCAAATCGGGGCGTGAAATCATCACCAGCACCTTCGCCACTTTCGAGATCTGGCTGACGGTCGCGGCCATGTACCTGGTGGTCACCTCCCTGATGTCGCAGCTGGTCTTTTACATGGAACGGAGGCTCGCGGTCAGTGATTAAGGCAAGCAACGTCACCAAAATCTTCACCGGCCGCGGCCAGGTGGTCCGCGCCGTCGACGGCGTCAGCGCCGAAATCGGCAAGGGCGAGGTGGTCGTCATCATCGGCCCGTCCGGCTCGGGAAAATCGACCTTTCTGCGCTGCCTCAACGGCCTGGAAAGTTTCGATGACGGTCACATCGTCATCGACGGCGTCGACCTGGCCGACAAGAAGACCGACCTGAACAAGGTGCGGCGCGAGGTCGGCATGGTCTTTCAGCAGTTCAACCTCTTTCCGCACAAGACGGTGCTGGAAAACATCACCCTGGCACAACGGGTGGTGCGCAAGCGCAGCCGGGAAGAAGCCGAAGCCAAGGCCCGGCAGCTGCTGGCCAAGGTCGGCATCGCCGAAAAGGAGAAGGAATATCCCTCGCGGCTGTCGGGCGGCCAGCAGCAGCGCGTCGCCATCGCCCGCGCCCTGGCCATGGACCCGAAGATCATGCTCTTCGACGAGCCGACCAGCGCCCTCGACCCGGAGATGGTCGGCGAGGTGCTCGACGTCATGAAACAGCTCGCCCGCGAAGGGATGACCATGGTCGTGGTCACCCACGAGATGGGCTTCGCCCGCGAGGTGGCCGACCGGGTGCTGTTCATGGACGCCGGCAAGCTGGTCGAGGAAGGCACGCCTGATCAGATTTTCAGCGCGCCGCAAAACGAGCGCACCCGGCTCTTTCTCAGCCAGGTGCTGTAAAACCGACAGGCCCGGGATCCAACGGAGGCAGCCTCCCGGCATGACAGGAGGCTGCCCTCACTGCTTTCGTAACTTTCATGCCCCTTGCCGACAACCGCAACCGTACGCCCCTGCTCTTCGCCCTGTTCTGCATTCTGGTCTGGGGCATCTCCTACGCCGTCATCCGGCAGACGGTGCAGCAGATTCCGCCGCTGACCCTGGCCTGCCTGCGCCACCTGTTCGGCGCCCTGATGCTTTGGCCACTGACCCGCGGCCGGTTCGGCGCCATTCGCATTCCGGCCCGGGACCACCTGGCCATGTGCGGGCTGGGACTGGCAGGCATCACCCTCTATTTCGGCTTCGAAAACCACGGTCTGAAACTGACCTCGGCCTCGCACGGCGCCCTGCTGATCGCCCTGATTCCACTCGGCACCGAGCTGGTCACCGCCCTGCGCAAACGTACCCTGCCGGCGGCGGCAACCTGGTTCGGCACCGCCCTTGCGCTGACCGGCGTCGGCCTGCTGGTCGGGCAGAGCGACGGTGTCGCCAGTCTCGAGGGCGACCTGCTGATGCTCGGCGCCGTGGTGAGCTGGATCAGCTACACCTTCGGCGTCAACCGCTTCGCCGGCCGCTATCCGGGCCTGCTGCTGACCCGGCAGATCATGCTTTACGGCGCCCTCACCCTGCTGCCCGGCATGGCTTGGGAACTGACCCGCACCGCACATGCCCTGCCCGACGCCGGCGCCTGGCTTGGCTTCGCCTACCTGACCGTCATCTGCTCGGTTCTCGGCTACGACCTGTGGAATCGCGCGGTACCGCGTCTCGGCCCCAGCGCCGTCAACAACCTGCTCTACCTGCTGCCGCTGGTCGGCGTCATCACCGGCGTCCTCGCCCTCAGCGAACCGGTCACCCCGGCCCTGTTCGCCGGCGGCGGCCTGATCCTCGCCGGCGTCGTCCTCGCCGGCAGGGGGCAGCGGAGCAAAGCAAGGGAAGCCTACCATGCCGACTGAGCGCAAGAGTGTCAACGGCCATTGAAAACCGAACCACTTTTGCGCTCTTTGGCAACAAAACAACCTGCAACCTAATCAGGAACACCGACAACGGCAGAAACGACCCGGGCATGAATCGGCCGATCTGAAGGGATGCCGGCAAAAGCCTGTTCAAGCCTTTCCGTCGGGAGGGGCTTATCCTTCAATTCTTTCCGGATGTCTTTCAAACGCAGTGGTTTAAACCTCCTCCTCGACGTGAGTTTCGCGTACCACGTTTCACGAATTGCATCCAGCCATGCTTCTGCCACGGCATCCAGGTTGGGTCGTTCGTCTTCGTTGGCAGGCACATGCAAAAGTTGCAGAGCGCTTAGAACAACCGCCTTGCGGTGGTCATCCCCATCAAGTTCCGCCTGCTTCTGATAATGAGTGAGAATCAATTTCATTTCTTCAAGGGCCCGTTGCTTTTTCCGCGGCAACAGGGACGATTCCGTCTCAAGCACCCGATTGAGAAAGTGCCCTATAAGAGCCGATGCTTTTTTATCCATCGGTCTCGATTCACTTTGCATGGTCAACAATTTACGCAACCTGGAGGCAATTTCTTCAAGATGGGTGATTGGCATGCCGCCAAGTCCCTCAAGAAAAATCCACTTGGGCGCTCCATGTTCAGCCCCGGCAATGGCCAGAAAGGCCCAGGGCTTGCATGACCTGACCAAACTGACGGTGGACACGACCCGGGCCTTGGAGTGCCTGACCTGCCGATAAACATCTTCGGGGATGAGACCATCCTCCAGGGAAACCAGGTCCCTGACTGGCTGGAATGCATCCCGCAAACCATCCCAGGTTTGTCCCTGCCGTTCCCATTGTTCCAGAAACCGGATCATCTCTTCAGCGGTTGAGGGGCTGTCGCTCTGCATCTCCTCCGGGATAAGGTTTTCCGGAAGCACCAGGTTAGAGCCCAGAATCTCTTTCACTTCGGTGTAACGTTGAAAAAACTTCCGGTCGGCCTTGAGAGAAAACTCTTCACTGTCCTTCGGCCACCACACCTCGATTTTCTTGTGCGGGCTGTTCATCCGGTCGACCCGTCCGACGCGCTGCTCGGCAATGCGGATAACACTCGGCATGTCCAGCAGCACCACGGCGGAGGCCTGCTGCAGGTTGATCCCCTCGGACATCGCATCCGAGCAGAGGGCGATGATATTTCTGGCCTTTGATCCAAGAGCAAATTCCCGGTTGACCTTTTTCTTTTCCGTCGCCTTCGAACCGGTGGCGACCAACACCTCACAATCAGTCCGCTCTTCCTCGATGAGCTTTTTGAGGATTTCCAGAGTGATCAGGCAACTGTCAAACCCGACCAGAAGTGAATGGCGATCCAACAAATTGACCAGCAGCCTGGCCTTGGTACGTTCCCGGTTGTCACTCATCTGGCCTACCAGGCCAAGAATCTTGCGGTAGATATGCACTTCCTCGATCACCGCCTGGCGATGCTCCACCGGGTCCGTCAACCAGGTTGGGAGCCTTTCGCGAAGTGAACTTTCCGGCACATAGTCCCGACTCTGGTTGAGCCGCTCAAGCACATTCCCGGTCTCTTCATTCTTGATATGGCTGGTAATACCGAATCGCCGGGCCGCCGTCTCGGTCCCCAGCAAATGTTCGATCAGCGCGGCTCGCGAGGAACGCAAACGCGACATGAGGTGGTATAATGCCAGCCCCTTGGCTCCTTGCAAGCGCCCACGAATATAGGCATCAATATCCACCACACCGCGCAGCGATTCGGGAAGATCCAGGCCGGAACGGAGGTTGACCAGCCCACGCAACTGACCTGCCAAATTCCGAATCTCTTTGGCAATCTTCTGATCTTTGGCCGACTCCTCAGTCTGATAGGTTTGAGAGATATGCTCCGGATAGCGGCAAGGATTGCCAAAATCATCGCAATAGGATTGAGGCTCCCGATCAACCATGGCATTCAACATCGATTTGGTGCGCCGCAAGGTAAATCGTTGGACTTCCTTTTGCAGCTCCAACCGCTCTTCACGCGTGGTCATAAACCGTCCGCCTTGAGCGCCAAGCCTCTTGGCGAGGTTATCGAAAAGGACCAAAGCCCTGTCGTCCAGGTTGTCGGCCCCGAGCAAGTCGACGATCATCATGAGATCCCGAACTCCCTTGTTGATGGGAGTTGCCGTGAACATGACCACAACATCCGCCATGTTGCCATGGAGTCCACGGGTTCTTGACGACTTGGGATTCAGAAAATTGTGGGCCTCATCGATGGCAAGAGACTGGGCACGACGGATGGCATGAAGCCCCCCTGCATGCTTGTCGGATCCCCGATGGCTCAGCACACCATGCGAAATGGCTTCAAGCGGCAGGCCACAGCTGATGGCCTCACGCTTCCAGGACTCCTCCACCGGCCCGGGTGGGCAAACCAGAGCCGTAATGTCCTTTCGGGTGCGCCCGGTGCTCCAGATCCTGTCCATGACGGCCCTTAGCAGATGAGCCCCCATGCGTGTCTTGCCCGACCCGGTAGCGTCAGCCACCAGAACACTGCCGACGTTTTCAACCATCCAGAGAGCCTGAGCAATGCCGACTTTCTGAGAGGGCCAAAGTTCCCGGCCGCCGCTCGCGTAGTGACTTTTGATGTACTTTTGGGCCCACTCCCCCTCAAGAAGCTCGCCACAGGCGCGGCCCAAGGCCTCCTGCCATGTCACGACCTGCAAAAGCTTTTTGAGCAGATCGAGCAGAAACGGATTGTAGTCATCACCGAGTGCCCAGTAATTTTCGGCAATCTGGAAGTGTGTGATTCATAGACATCCTTTCAATTCGAGGGCATGATATTCCCCGTTGAAAGGAGGTGAAAATGGACCCGAAAGTTCGAATGCGCTTAAGGTGGGTGGAGCTTTATTTTTCCTCTGGCAATGCAGGTTTTGTTTGCCGTCGTTGCGGCATTTCCAGGCCGACATTACGTAAATGGGTGACCCGCTTTAAAGAAAAAGGTCTGGAAGGGCTTCAGGACGAGAGTCGTCGCCCAAGAAATTTCCCCACAACTAAAGTTACCAAAGAGATAGAAGGCTGGATTCTTGATCTTAGAAGAACAAGGAATCTGGGAGCAAGGCGGATTCAGGGTGAATTGATCCGCCTGCATAACTTGAAGCTCTCTTTGGCGACGATTCACAAGGTTCTGACAAGAAATCAGGCAAAACCGCTTTTGCGGCCCAAACGAATAAAGCCATTCAAACGCTACTCTAGACCAGTTCCTGGCGATCGGGTTCAGATGGATACAATGAAAATTGCTCCCGGGATTTATCAATATACGGCTGTCGATGATTGTAGTCGTTGGCGAGTTTTGGGAGTCTACAAAAGGCGCACTGCCAAAAACACCTTAGATTTTCTGGAGCGTGTTTGTGAGGAGATGCCATTCCCCATTCAGCGCATCCAAACGGATCGTGGAACGGAATTCTTTGCCTATAAAGTTCAGGAGCGCCTGAAAGATTGGGGTATTAAATTCAGGCCCATACGACCAGCCTCCCCGCATCTTAATGGCAAAGTGGAGCGGTCACAAAAGACTGATTTGTTTGAGTTCTGGGCCAATGTGGACATGAACGATCCAGAACTTGGCCTTCGAATCGAGGAATGGCAATACCACTACAATTGGCATCGCCCTCATGGTGCCTTGAATGGAAAGTCACCGATAGACCTTGTTTGTGAGCTCCACAAAGAGACTCCACTTACGGGAGAGGTTTGCCAAGCCTATGACCCCAGCCAAGAGGACATCAGAGACCAAAACTACAAAGCAGATCTGGAGATGCAGAGATTGAAACGATCTCTGTGAATCACACACCCCGGCCAAGCCGGGGGCTTTATCTGTGAACCGCTCAAAGCGGTTGCTTAAAACCTTGGGCCGCCTAAAGGCGGCTAGCTGAGTAACTTCAATTGATCAAGCCTGCGATCTTCCTCTTCCTGCCTCCGTATGTAATTTCGGATAACTTCTTCATCGCGCCCCACCGTCGATGCAAAGTAGCCTCTTGCCCAAAAGTTCTCACCGGTAAAATTCCGGACTCGCCCTCCAAAGGCCCGTGCTATGTGAATTGCACTCTTCCCTTTGGCCTTCCCCCGAAATTGTGGACAGTCCGAAAAGCTCCTACAACAGCGTCAGGAGGACTGGCATGGTTTCGAAGAGAAGGAAGTACACTCGTTTAAGGTCGAGACGGTTAACCTGATAACCGGCAGCGACCAGTCTGTTGCTGAGGTGGCCAGAGATCTGGAGATCCACCCCAACACGCTCTACAAGTG
This sequence is a window from Geothermobacter ehrlichii. Protein-coding genes within it:
- a CDS encoding DMT family transporter, translating into MPLADNRNRTPLLFALFCILVWGISYAVIRQTVQQIPPLTLACLRHLFGALMLWPLTRGRFGAIRIPARDHLAMCGLGLAGITLYFGFENHGLKLTSASHGALLIALIPLGTELVTALRKRTLPAAATWFGTALALTGVGLLVGQSDGVASLEGDLLMLGAVVSWISYTFGVNRFAGRYPGLLLTRQIMLYGALTLLPGMAWELTRTAHALPDAGAWLGFAYLTVICSVLGYDLWNRAVPRLGPSAVNNLLYLLPLVGVITGVLALSEPVTPALFAGGGLILAGVVLAGRGQRSKAREAYHAD
- a CDS encoding transporter substrate-binding domain-containing protein, producing the protein MKRLLAGILTLCLLALPLAAVAGTLDEIQKRGTLRVGMEPGYMPFELTNKKGEIVGFDVDMAKRMAKAMGVKLELVSTAWDGIIPALITKKFDIIMSGMTLTQERNMKINFANPYIVIGQTILLRKELAGKVKSYRDLNDAKYTVGSKLGTTGEQATKRMIHKAKYISYETEQEGVLELVNGKIDAFIYDMPYNAAAFVQRGQGKIVHLDKPFTYEPLAWAVRKGDYDFINWLNNFLNQVKNDGTYDKIYRKWFEDDAWMKGLQ
- a CDS encoding amino acid ABC transporter permease, whose translation is MTTTKPLWPWKLLLAVILIGMAAGIWGAVNRIDYTWRWNRVPQYFFYESEESITIPFDGRVEQIRSEGRMAVLTLVSETGDKKEARVEADTLRVEEGEELFEGDALGFVHEWRFGPLTTGLWTTLWLSGCASALALVIGLLTGLARISRNYTLRGLAALYVEFIRGTPLLVQIFIAYFFVGTVFNLSRNVAGIGALAIFAGAYVAEIVRAGIQSIPKGQMEAARSLGMNAFQAMAYIILPQAFKRILPPLAGQFISLIKDSSLVSVIAITDLTKSGREIITSTFATFEIWLTVAAMYLVVTSLMSQLVFYMERRLAVSD
- a CDS encoding IS481 family transposase; this translates as MDPKVRMRLRWVELYFSSGNAGFVCRRCGISRPTLRKWVTRFKEKGLEGLQDESRRPRNFPTTKVTKEIEGWILDLRRTRNLGARRIQGELIRLHNLKLSLATIHKVLTRNQAKPLLRPKRIKPFKRYSRPVPGDRVQMDTMKIAPGIYQYTAVDDCSRWRVLGVYKRRTAKNTLDFLERVCEEMPFPIQRIQTDRGTEFFAYKVQERLKDWGIKFRPIRPASPHLNGKVERSQKTDLFEFWANVDMNDPELGLRIEEWQYHYNWHRPHGALNGKSPIDLVCELHKETPLTGEVCQAYDPSQEDIRDQNYKADLEMQRLKRSL
- a CDS encoding helicase-related protein — protein: MGRACGELLEGEWAQKYIKSHYASGGRELWPSQKVGIAQALWMVENVGSVLVADATGSGKTRMGAHLLRAVMDRIWSTGRTRKDITALVCPPGPVEESWKREAISCGLPLEAISHGVLSHRGSDKHAGGLHAIRRAQSLAIDEAHNFLNPKSSRTRGLHGNMADVVVMFTATPINKGVRDLMMIVDLLGADNLDDRALVLFDNLAKRLGAQGGRFMTTREERLELQKEVQRFTLRRTKSMLNAMVDREPQSYCDDFGNPCRYPEHISQTYQTEESAKDQKIAKEIRNLAGQLRGLVNLRSGLDLPESLRGVVDIDAYIRGRLQGAKGLALYHLMSRLRSSRAALIEHLLGTETAARRFGITSHIKNEETGNVLERLNQSRDYVPESSLRERLPTWLTDPVEHRQAVIEEVHIYRKILGLVGQMSDNRERTKARLLVNLLDRHSLLVGFDSCLITLEILKKLIEEERTDCEVLVATGSKATEKKKVNREFALGSKARNIIALCSDAMSEGINLQQASAVVLLDMPSVIRIAEQRVGRVDRMNSPHKKIEVWWPKDSEEFSLKADRKFFQRYTEVKEILGSNLVLPENLIPEEMQSDSPSTAEEMIRFLEQWERQGQTWDGLRDAFQPVRDLVSLEDGLIPEDVYRQVRHSKARVVSTVSLVRSCKPWAFLAIAGAEHGAPKWIFLEGLGGMPITHLEEIASRLRKLLTMQSESRPMDKKASALIGHFLNRVLETESSLLPRKKQRALEEMKLILTHYQKQAELDGDDHRKAVVLSALQLLHVPANEDERPNLDAVAEAWLDAIRETWYAKLTSRRRFKPLRLKDIRKELKDKPLPTERLEQAFAGIPSDRPIHARVVSAVVGVPD
- a CDS encoding amino acid ABC transporter ATP-binding protein encodes the protein MIKASNVTKIFTGRGQVVRAVDGVSAEIGKGEVVVIIGPSGSGKSTFLRCLNGLESFDDGHIVIDGVDLADKKTDLNKVRREVGMVFQQFNLFPHKTVLENITLAQRVVRKRSREEAEAKARQLLAKVGIAEKEKEYPSRLSGGQQQRVAIARALAMDPKIMLFDEPTSALDPEMVGEVLDVMKQLAREGMTMVVVTHEMGFAREVADRVLFMDAGKLVEEGTPDQIFSAPQNERTRLFLSQVL